A DNA window from Bacillus sp. SM2101 contains the following coding sequences:
- a CDS encoding S8 family peptidase — translation MKKWKKTALSLGLASSLVVPSFTSAAFTPTPTNVKGLKEQEFYNVLDRLNLTNKEQQELAFKQQLEANDQVSEDTLIIKYSTKLSDKVHNRAGTLVERSFPSLGYDVVKLKKGRSLQDAMQYYTSQRDVVNVLPSYTYELLGGKGDPKADSMYHLSLLQIDKVLNLAGDHEVTVAVIDSGIDVDHPDLKSKILPPYNAGDPANQGMPYHHGTHVSGIIGAEADNGKGGHGINPKATILPIDVSYLTDYVIAEGILYAIEQEADVINMSLGGSMPSPIMEDAVQKALDAGITVVAAAGNSTSDAYHYPAAFDGVISVGSTNSENELSYYSNFGPAVDIVAPGEDVYSTVFDLQKNASSYVEMSGTSMASPVVAGVVSLLLSTYPDLTPAQVEFILEQTAIDLGEAGYDLTFANGLVNPVGALQFDMNLLPDVIEWNDERVLAEGADVSFVEEAYSIEGKLSSPNEIAWHKVELEEGQSVQMILNGAEDYDYKLDLRFYAEGTKETSSILEVNDMLAGGAEGRLFTAVEKGTLAIGVTDVNGNYSLQGKSSYELTLTRHDELHEDGITKNEPVIITELPFDSNDLDIAPLTFLPEEDKNGELISDKDYFTFSVDEPQIVSISLSEVVGIDSAINVYFAEDFYQELPVGLSAEELEWYKPWAIESMNGGRMGEGEVLTFEAMPEMEYVIETSSEPVDDFFFFFFDPFNPFFDPSQMMGEEDNIPASADPYQVTMNTVELPADEDAEQMDSYEDEFIAGKISKQEYMQLKKDEIEQDLVIIIESYFEEFSDEFLDRMTSTAIEYTVGDEAEGYFQMYGDEDFYTFTTDKDAVYKFSLNQDKSMMPMVTIYEFDEEEHDLIAVGRSGYSIYTGEPEPVLTIALQKEKSYFLKVENRMYRISEVPYELTSTILADAPHEKNEQNDRPLQATIIKPNQPETGYFVFNNDIDMYYYKHRSADEILGFGLKTNELTAEQEEAMPNELKNPLMMSAQIVEDTNGNMIIDDDEASKSLNYYSFFLEDTNISGSFKAKENVGYFVLTASTAFLGISLKSYDVSIQTLGSQDEDAATVVTNNIPSKPLHFVKNEATYEAVGYLNSGVDFGDKDYYDFIVEQDGTFDVTLDSPGGLDGVVTIYNSHGVGVLEMDSYGEGDQEISSVSLTAGTYYFEVKDAYLRFSKEPYTLRVTSNN, via the coding sequence ATGAAAAAGTGGAAGAAAACTGCGTTGTCATTAGGTTTGGCATCTTCATTAGTCGTACCAAGCTTTACATCAGCAGCCTTTACACCGACGCCAACCAATGTGAAAGGATTAAAGGAGCAAGAGTTTTATAATGTGCTAGATCGATTGAATTTAACTAACAAAGAACAGCAAGAGCTCGCATTTAAACAACAATTAGAAGCAAATGATCAAGTTAGCGAGGATACGCTCATCATCAAATATAGCACAAAGCTATCTGATAAAGTACATAACCGTGCAGGAACGCTCGTTGAACGATCGTTCCCATCACTTGGCTATGATGTTGTAAAACTTAAAAAGGGCCGTAGCTTACAGGATGCGATGCAATATTATACTTCCCAAAGAGACGTTGTAAACGTATTGCCAAGCTATACGTACGAGCTACTAGGAGGTAAGGGTGATCCGAAAGCGGACAGCATGTATCATTTATCGCTGTTACAAATTGATAAAGTATTAAATCTTGCAGGGGATCATGAAGTAACTGTAGCAGTCATAGATTCAGGAATTGACGTAGACCACCCAGATTTAAAATCCAAAATATTGCCGCCATATAACGCTGGTGATCCTGCGAATCAAGGTATGCCATACCATCATGGTACACACGTTTCAGGAATAATTGGTGCAGAGGCCGACAATGGAAAAGGTGGGCATGGAATCAATCCTAAGGCAACGATTTTACCTATTGACGTGTCCTATCTAACTGACTATGTCATTGCAGAGGGAATTTTGTATGCGATTGAGCAAGAGGCAGATGTCATTAATATGAGCCTCGGAGGATCGATGCCTAGCCCGATTATGGAGGACGCAGTACAAAAAGCACTAGACGCTGGCATTACTGTTGTAGCTGCAGCAGGAAATAGCACATCTGATGCATATCATTACCCAGCGGCGTTTGATGGAGTCATTAGTGTAGGCTCTACAAATAGTGAAAATGAGCTTTCATATTATTCGAATTTTGGACCAGCTGTAGATATTGTAGCACCTGGTGAAGACGTCTATAGTACAGTGTTTGACCTTCAAAAAAATGCATCATCCTATGTAGAAATGAGTGGAACATCGATGGCATCTCCAGTCGTTGCAGGTGTCGTATCACTCTTATTATCTACATACCCAGATTTAACACCAGCTCAGGTTGAATTCATACTTGAACAAACAGCCATTGACCTAGGTGAAGCAGGGTATGATTTAACATTTGCGAATGGGCTAGTTAATCCGGTGGGTGCTTTACAATTCGACATGAATCTTTTACCTGACGTGATAGAGTGGAATGACGAGAGAGTGTTAGCTGAAGGTGCCGATGTATCATTTGTTGAAGAGGCCTATTCAATAGAAGGAAAGCTTAGCTCACCTAACGAAATAGCTTGGCACAAAGTTGAGCTTGAGGAAGGTCAATCAGTCCAAATGATCTTAAACGGTGCTGAGGATTATGACTATAAGCTCGACCTCAGATTTTACGCTGAAGGAACAAAGGAAACTAGTAGCATATTAGAAGTAAATGATATGCTGGCTGGTGGTGCAGAAGGCCGTTTATTCACAGCCGTTGAAAAAGGAACATTAGCCATTGGGGTTACCGATGTGAATGGAAATTATAGCTTGCAAGGGAAATCTTCCTATGAGCTCACGTTAACTCGTCATGATGAGCTTCATGAGGATGGGATTACAAAAAATGAGCCTGTCATCATTACAGAATTACCATTCGATAGTAACGATCTTGATATTGCTCCGTTAACCTTTTTACCTGAAGAAGACAAGAATGGAGAATTAATTTCGGACAAAGACTATTTCACATTCTCAGTAGATGAACCGCAAATTGTAAGTATTTCATTGTCAGAAGTAGTAGGAATAGATTCAGCAATTAATGTTTATTTTGCAGAAGATTTTTATCAAGAGCTTCCGGTAGGTCTTTCAGCTGAAGAGCTTGAATGGTATAAACCGTGGGCAATTGAGAGCATGAATGGAGGACGCATGGGTGAAGGTGAAGTCCTTACGTTTGAAGCGATGCCAGAGATGGAATATGTAATAGAAACATCTAGTGAGCCAGTGGATGATTTCTTTTTCTTCTTCTTTGATCCATTTAATCCATTTTTTGATCCTTCACAAATGATGGGGGAAGAAGACAATATCCCAGCTTCTGCGGATCCGTATCAAGTAACAATGAACACAGTTGAACTACCAGCGGATGAAGATGCAGAGCAAATGGACAGTTATGAAGATGAATTTATTGCAGGTAAAATAAGCAAGCAGGAATATATGCAATTAAAGAAGGATGAAATCGAACAAGATTTAGTGATCATCATAGAGAGTTATTTCGAGGAGTTTTCTGATGAATTTCTTGATAGAATGACTTCTACAGCCATTGAATATACTGTTGGAGATGAAGCAGAAGGATATTTCCAAATGTATGGTGATGAGGATTTTTACACTTTTACGACTGACAAAGATGCTGTATATAAATTTTCATTGAATCAAGATAAATCGATGATGCCAATGGTGACGATTTACGAGTTTGATGAAGAGGAGCATGATCTTATTGCAGTAGGAAGATCAGGATATAGCATTTATACTGGAGAGCCTGAACCGGTATTGACAATTGCTTTACAAAAAGAGAAGAGCTACTTCTTAAAAGTAGAAAATAGAATGTACCGAATTTCAGAGGTACCGTACGAGTTAACATCTACTATACTTGCTGATGCACCACACGAAAAAAATGAACAAAATGATCGACCTCTTCAGGCGACGATTATAAAGCCGAACCAACCTGAAACTGGGTATTTTGTATTTAATAATGATATTGATATGTATTATTATAAACATCGCAGTGCGGATGAGATTCTTGGATTTGGTCTAAAGACAAATGAGCTAACTGCTGAGCAAGAGGAAGCTATGCCGAACGAATTGAAAAATCCGTTAATGATGTCCGCACAAATCGTTGAAGACACGAATGGAAATATGATCATTGACGATGATGAAGCAAGTAAATCATTAAACTATTATTCGTTTTTCTTAGAAGATACGAATATATCAGGTTCGTTTAAAGCGAAAGAAAACGTTGGGTATTTTGTGTTAACTGCATCTACTGCATTTTTAGGCATATCGCTTAAATCTTATGATGTATCCATTCAAACACTGGGTAGTCAGGATGAAGATGCTGCCACAGTCGTTACGAATAACATCCCGTCAAAGCCACTTCATTTCGTGAAAAACGAAGCAACATATGAGGCAGTCGGATATTTAAATTCAGGTGTTGATTTTGGGGATAAGGACTATTATGACTTTATTGTCGAGCAAGACGGTACATTTGATGTAACACTAGATAGTCCAGGAGGGTTAGATGGTGTTGTAACGATCTACAATAGTCACGGTGTAGGTGTACTAGAAATGGATAGCTACGGTGAAGGAGATCAAGAGATTTCATCTGTATCATTAACAGCAGGAACGTATTATTTTGAAGTGAAAGACGCATACTTACGATTTAGTAAGGAGCCATATACATTACGTGTAACAAGCAATAATTAG
- a CDS encoding S8 family serine peptidase, with amino-acid sequence MKKWQKSALSLGLATSLLAPSFASASTTLNIEPVVKEQLPFHALDQFNLKEQKSLLAMNMKADANEQISEDTLIIKYNKKLSNTVHNRAGTTLKRSMPTLGYDIVTVKKGQSLQEVVNYYASQNNVVNISPSYTYEKLGVNADPKAKDMYHLSLLQIDEALSLAGDHAVTVAVIDTGIGSDHPELKSQILPPYNAVNPASQGVADLHGTHVAGIVSGEANNGVGGYGINPNAKILPIDVFNGGFGAYDYSIAEGILYAIDNEADVINMSLGSPFPSPIVDEAVQKAIDAGIVIVAAAGNNATDDYFYPAAHDRVISVGATNDKNNLADFSNFGPQVDIVAPGEGIYSSIFDTQKNASSFLKGDGTSMASPVVAGVVSLLLSKYPDLQPYEVEAVLERTATDLGEAGYDLTYANGLVNPVAALQYDITQLPERIQWDDEKILSEASLITFSEDRFTTQGKLQSPEERHWLKVNLEEGQSVQTILEAADHYDYKLELRFYPATKTEASETIEVNDVVAGGLEGSLFTAIENGMLAIGVTDTNGNYSLQGKSSYELTVNRYDELHEDGLTIDNPALITSLPFDSEQLEMTPLTMLSVDNKGEKVNDKDYFALTVEELQAVNISLSELPGVNTSLNVYFAEDLELADEYGLWPFASANTGSSGEGESVTFEAMPGMEYIIEISSEQTLDFFSLLFLGMDLKNDVSTSAVPYHLLVEKVDFPVDEDSLSFEPTPEEELMSGEIDKFAYMTSKKNAAEDQLDLLFESSWSEFSPEEVELIMATAIDYTIGEQAEGYFQYSGDSDFYTFMLDQEQDAILQFDLNKMNTMIPTLTVYEYNEEEQTLNAVNQSFSFLMEMEETPTITIPLEKDKQYYAKVENGSYQPAKEMYEMSSKIVYDVPFDENEKNDEPLQSTILKPDVSVNGSFIFADDVDTYYYKHRSEEELFGLSVKVNQLTDQQKLELPSEIKSPLMLGFMIVEDTNGNMFIDGDEARKSIVYEPDFVNVEGDLNGSFKAREGIGYFVVAMNYGSIFFGQTVKSYDIALNTLDRQDEDADSVVTNNIPSMPLQFVKNEDVYEAVGYLNAGVDFGDKDYYQFDVSNSGEYEVSLQIPSSIDGDLTIYSNEGHVVKTFDHYGSGDEEIGTVQLTEGTYYFEVKDSKLNASNEPYTLRVKSTN; translated from the coding sequence ATGAAAAAATGGCAAAAGTCTGCTCTGTCATTGGGACTAGCTACTTCTTTATTAGCTCCTAGCTTTGCCTCAGCTTCAACAACATTGAATATAGAGCCAGTGGTAAAAGAACAGTTACCATTTCACGCTTTAGATCAATTTAACTTAAAGGAACAAAAAAGCTTACTTGCAATGAATATGAAAGCTGATGCTAATGAGCAAATAAGTGAGGATACGCTAATTATTAAATATAATAAAAAGCTATCTAACACTGTACATAACCGTGCAGGAACGACGCTAAAGCGCTCTATGCCAACACTTGGTTATGATATCGTAACCGTTAAGAAGGGACAAAGCTTGCAAGAGGTGGTAAACTACTATGCTTCTCAAAACAATGTAGTAAATATATCGCCAAGCTATACATATGAAAAGTTGGGTGTAAATGCTGATCCAAAGGCAAAGGATATGTATCATTTATCATTGTTACAAATTGATGAAGCGTTAAGCCTTGCGGGAGATCATGCGGTGACTGTTGCAGTCATTGATACTGGTATCGGCTCGGATCATCCAGAGCTTAAATCGCAAATTTTACCACCTTATAATGCTGTGAATCCTGCAAGTCAAGGTGTTGCAGACTTACACGGTACACATGTTGCGGGTATCGTTAGTGGTGAGGCAAACAACGGCGTAGGTGGCTACGGTATAAATCCAAATGCAAAAATTTTACCGATTGATGTGTTTAATGGAGGATTTGGTGCGTATGACTATTCGATTGCTGAAGGGATACTTTATGCAATTGACAACGAAGCTGATGTCATAAATATGAGTCTAGGTTCACCTTTCCCAAGCCCGATTGTAGATGAAGCAGTACAAAAGGCAATTGATGCTGGCATTGTTATCGTTGCTGCAGCAGGAAATAATGCCACAGACGATTATTTTTATCCAGCAGCACATGATCGTGTAATTAGTGTAGGGGCGACTAACGATAAAAATAACTTAGCGGACTTTTCTAACTTCGGTCCACAGGTTGACATCGTAGCTCCTGGAGAAGGAATTTATAGCTCGATCTTTGATACTCAAAAGAATGCTTCCTCATTTTTAAAAGGTGATGGAACATCAATGGCTTCACCAGTTGTAGCAGGTGTTGTTTCCTTACTATTATCAAAGTACCCTGATCTACAGCCTTACGAAGTGGAAGCGGTTCTTGAGCGTACAGCAACTGATCTTGGAGAAGCTGGCTATGACTTAACCTATGCAAATGGTTTAGTAAATCCTGTTGCTGCACTACAATATGATATTACTCAATTACCAGAGAGAATTCAGTGGGATGATGAAAAGATTTTGAGCGAGGCATCATTAATCACTTTTAGTGAAGATCGTTTTACGACGCAAGGTAAGCTACAATCTCCAGAGGAAAGACATTGGTTAAAAGTAAACCTTGAAGAAGGTCAATCCGTTCAGACGATTTTAGAAGCAGCTGATCATTATGATTACAAATTAGAGCTACGATTTTATCCAGCTACTAAAACGGAAGCAAGTGAAACTATAGAAGTGAATGATGTTGTTGCTGGTGGTTTGGAAGGTAGCTTGTTTACGGCAATAGAGAACGGGATGTTAGCAATTGGTGTTACAGATACGAACGGAAATTATAGCTTGCAAGGAAAATCATCGTATGAGTTAACAGTAAATCGCTATGATGAATTACATGAAGATGGCTTAACGATAGATAACCCTGCATTGATCACATCTTTACCATTTGATAGTGAGCAGCTTGAAATGACACCATTAACGATGTTATCAGTAGATAACAAGGGTGAAAAAGTAAACGATAAAGACTATTTTGCTCTTACAGTTGAAGAGCTACAAGCTGTCAATATTTCATTATCTGAGCTTCCAGGTGTTAATACTTCATTAAATGTATATTTCGCTGAAGACTTAGAGCTTGCTGATGAATACGGCTTATGGCCATTTGCATCAGCTAACACAGGATCTTCTGGTGAAGGAGAATCAGTAACGTTTGAAGCTATGCCTGGTATGGAATACATCATCGAAATTTCTAGTGAACAAACGTTAGATTTCTTTAGTTTACTGTTCCTAGGAATGGACTTGAAGAATGATGTATCAACGTCTGCAGTTCCATATCATTTGCTTGTTGAGAAGGTAGACTTTCCAGTTGATGAAGATAGCTTGTCGTTTGAACCAACTCCAGAAGAAGAGCTTATGTCTGGAGAAATCGATAAATTCGCATACATGACGTCCAAAAAGAATGCAGCGGAAGATCAATTGGATCTATTATTTGAGTCAAGCTGGAGTGAGTTTTCTCCAGAGGAAGTAGAGCTCATTATGGCTACTGCAATCGATTATACGATTGGAGAGCAAGCTGAAGGGTATTTCCAATATAGCGGAGACAGTGATTTTTATACGTTCATGCTCGACCAGGAGCAGGATGCGATACTGCAATTCGATTTAAATAAAATGAATACAATGATACCTACCTTAACAGTATATGAATACAACGAGGAAGAACAAACATTAAATGCTGTGAATCAATCATTTAGCTTTTTAATGGAAATGGAAGAAACACCAACGATCACCATTCCGTTAGAGAAAGACAAGCAATATTATGCGAAGGTTGAAAATGGTAGCTATCAGCCAGCGAAAGAAATGTATGAAATGTCATCAAAAATAGTATACGATGTGCCATTTGATGAAAACGAAAAAAATGATGAACCGCTACAATCGACTATTTTAAAACCAGATGTTTCAGTGAATGGGAGCTTCATTTTTGCTGACGATGTGGACACTTACTATTATAAGCACCGTAGTGAAGAAGAGTTATTTGGCTTATCTGTCAAAGTAAATCAGCTTACAGATCAACAAAAGCTAGAGCTGCCATCAGAAATCAAATCACCATTAATGCTCGGGTTTATGATTGTTGAAGATACAAATGGTAACATGTTTATTGATGGGGATGAAGCGAGAAAATCAATCGTATATGAACCTGATTTTGTGAATGTTGAAGGAGATTTGAACGGCTCATTTAAAGCGCGAGAGGGCATCGGATATTTTGTTGTCGCGATGAATTACGGTTCTATATTCTTCGGGCAAACAGTCAAATCGTATGATATTGCATTAAATACACTTGACAGACAAGATGAAGATGCTGATTCAGTCGTAACTAATAACATCCCTTCAATGCCACTTCAGTTTGTGAAAAATGAAGATGTGTATGAGGCTGTAGGCTATTTAAATGCTGGTGTTGACTTTGGAGATAAAGACTATTATCAATTTGATGTGTCAAATAGCGGGGAGTATGAGGTGTCGTTACAAATACCGTCAAGCATAGATGGAGACTTAACAATTTACAGCAATGAGGGTCATGTTGTGAAGACCTTTGATCATTATGGATCTGGTGATGAGGAAATCGGAACTGTACAATTAACAGAAGGTACGTATTATTTCGAAGTGAAGGATTCAAAACTAAATGCTAGTAATGAACCGTACACATTGCGCGTAAAATCAACAAACTAA
- a CDS encoding S8 family serine peptidase has product MKKWQKTAMSLGLASTMLVPSFASASTTLNNAQDFKANQPYNVLNQLDLTKLEKHKLAYKQKTDASEQISEDTLVIKYDTKLTNAMHNQAGTLLERSVPLLGYDIVKLKKGRNLEDAVKYYSSLDHVASVTPSYTYETDAISNDPKSENMYHLSLLEIDKALSLAGDHEVTVAVIDTGIDANHPDLKSQILPPYNVGDPNHTASVDVHSTHVSGIIGAEANNGVGGYGVNPNAKILPIDVFGGIFVNDYVIAEGILYAIEQEVDVINMSLSSPFPSPILEEAVEKAIDAGIVIVTSAGNTASDGYRYPAAFDGVISVGATDMNNKLADFSSYGAYVDIVAPGVDIYNTVYDFTKQASSYAELSGTSMSSPIVAGVASLLLSKYPDLKPHEVEAILERTANDLGAEGYDLKYANGIVNPVAALQYDVNHLPQVIDWTDERVLAEATTISSAEYTQEGALTSPEEVDWFRFDLEEGQAVQTSLMGASQYDYELELRFFPEGAAEAAETIEINDAFLGGQEGTLYTALENGTLAIGITDANGNYNIEGKSRYELKLERFDELHDDGLTKNNIAAISELPFNSDNLENAPLTFIPEADNNEEYKADKDYFTFSVEEPEVVSISLSEVPGIDSTLNIYFADDFNREIPADVPEEELFMFEPWPFVRANTGQTGEGEVATFEAMPDIEYIIEASSEPEFDFFFYFFEGIEAPSDVLPASAVPYQLVAEVVDIPEDEDGYPMMETYEEELIEGTIDQEEYIAYKKDAIEENSIFIGSSWSEFDPDETEQIISSAIQYNIGDNIEGYIQYTGDRDFYTFTADKNAVYQFEFENTKTMMPWVELYEYDEESNELYWIAYTDFYYGSMENRKMTVALEQGKQYYVKIQNDLWQPSAEPYQMSSTTLVDVAHDANEPNDKPILATILKPGSSVSGSFILPNDVDTYYYKHRSDTEVLGISLTPNPYSEEQEQSLPQDVKGALLMEAVIVEDTNGNMMIDDSEAEKGMMLMPGFFSPDGKIQGSFKAKENVGYIIGAMNYTWDGLSVQTYDISLFEPNTDDEDSNSVVSNHVPTEPLHFTKVEGAYEAVAYLNGGVEFGDKDYYEFNVSNDAAFDVSLQVPSSIDGAVTIYDSEGDVVQEIDFYGVGDEEVATVSLQAGKYYFEVKDAASKSSKESYTLRVAFSK; this is encoded by the coding sequence ATGAAAAAGTGGCAAAAAACAGCGATGTCATTAGGGCTAGCATCTACTATGTTGGTTCCTAGCTTTGCATCTGCATCGACGACACTGAACAATGCACAGGATTTTAAAGCAAATCAGCCCTATAATGTACTCAATCAATTAGATTTAACTAAATTAGAGAAGCACAAGCTTGCATACAAGCAGAAGACGGATGCGAGTGAGCAAATTAGTGAAGATACACTTGTGATTAAATATGACACTAAGTTAACAAATGCCATGCACAATCAAGCAGGTACGCTACTAGAACGATCCGTACCATTGCTAGGGTACGATATTGTAAAACTGAAAAAGGGACGCAACCTTGAAGATGCTGTTAAATATTACTCTTCGCTGGATCATGTTGCTAGTGTAACACCAAGTTATACATATGAAACAGATGCCATTAGCAATGATCCAAAATCCGAAAATATGTACCATCTATCTTTACTTGAAATTGATAAAGCGTTAAGCCTTGCAGGAGACCACGAAGTAACAGTAGCGGTTATTGACACAGGGATTGATGCCAATCACCCAGACTTGAAATCTCAAATTTTACCACCGTATAATGTCGGTGACCCGAACCATACAGCATCAGTAGATGTGCATAGCACACACGTATCAGGAATTATCGGTGCCGAAGCAAATAACGGTGTTGGTGGCTATGGCGTCAATCCGAATGCGAAGATTTTACCAATTGACGTGTTTGGAGGTATCTTCGTTAATGATTACGTGATTGCAGAAGGAATCTTGTATGCGATTGAGCAGGAAGTAGACGTCATAAACATGAGCCTGAGCTCACCTTTTCCAAGTCCTATTTTAGAGGAGGCTGTTGAAAAGGCGATTGATGCAGGGATTGTCATCGTCACCTCAGCAGGGAACACGGCTTCGGATGGATATCGTTATCCAGCTGCCTTTGATGGTGTCATCAGTGTTGGTGCGACCGATATGAATAACAAGCTAGCTGACTTTTCAAGCTATGGCGCGTACGTTGATATCGTAGCACCAGGTGTAGATATTTATAATACGGTATATGATTTTACGAAGCAAGCTTCCTCATACGCAGAGCTTAGTGGAACGTCAATGTCGTCGCCAATCGTTGCGGGTGTTGCTTCGCTCTTATTATCTAAATATCCTGATTTAAAGCCGCATGAGGTTGAAGCAATTCTAGAGCGAACAGCTAATGATTTAGGCGCTGAAGGCTATGATTTGAAGTATGCAAATGGCATAGTTAATCCTGTAGCTGCCTTGCAATATGATGTGAACCATTTGCCTCAAGTGATAGATTGGACAGATGAGAGGGTATTAGCAGAAGCTACGACTATTTCCTCTGCTGAATATACACAAGAAGGAGCGCTCACTTCACCCGAAGAGGTGGATTGGTTCCGATTTGATCTAGAAGAAGGTCAAGCTGTTCAAACATCGTTAATGGGTGCGAGCCAATACGACTATGAATTAGAGCTGCGTTTCTTTCCTGAAGGAGCGGCAGAAGCAGCAGAAACAATTGAGATAAATGATGCATTCCTAGGGGGGCAAGAAGGCACGTTATATACAGCCCTTGAAAATGGAACATTGGCTATCGGAATTACTGATGCAAATGGTAACTATAATATAGAAGGAAAGTCTCGTTACGAGCTGAAGCTTGAACGATTTGATGAACTACATGATGATGGGTTGACAAAGAACAATATCGCAGCTATTTCTGAGTTGCCATTTAATAGTGACAATTTGGAAAATGCGCCACTCACTTTCATACCTGAAGCAGATAACAATGAGGAGTACAAAGCTGATAAAGACTATTTCACCTTTAGTGTTGAAGAGCCTGAAGTTGTTTCGATATCATTATCTGAAGTACCTGGTATTGACTCAACATTGAATATTTATTTTGCAGATGATTTCAATAGGGAAATTCCTGCAGACGTACCAGAGGAAGAACTCTTTATGTTTGAGCCATGGCCATTTGTTCGAGCAAATACTGGTCAAACAGGTGAGGGAGAGGTAGCTACCTTTGAGGCGATGCCAGATATAGAGTATATTATTGAGGCTTCAAGTGAACCGGAGTTTGACTTCTTCTTTTATTTCTTTGAAGGTATAGAAGCACCTTCGGATGTCCTTCCTGCGTCAGCAGTACCATATCAGCTAGTAGCTGAAGTGGTCGATATTCCAGAGGATGAGGATGGCTATCCGATGATGGAAACATATGAGGAAGAATTGATAGAGGGGACGATTGATCAAGAGGAATATATTGCGTACAAAAAGGATGCTATAGAAGAAAATTCTATTTTTATTGGGTCTAGTTGGTCTGAATTCGACCCTGACGAAACTGAGCAAATTATTAGTTCTGCTATTCAATACAACATTGGTGACAATATTGAAGGGTATATTCAATACACTGGTGACCGTGACTTTTATACGTTTACCGCTGACAAAAATGCAGTCTATCAATTTGAGTTTGAAAATACAAAAACGATGATGCCTTGGGTAGAGCTTTATGAATATGACGAAGAAAGTAATGAGCTGTATTGGATTGCGTATACTGACTTTTATTACGGTAGCATGGAAAACCGTAAAATGACTGTTGCGCTAGAACAAGGTAAGCAATATTACGTTAAAATTCAAAACGACCTTTGGCAGCCGTCGGCAGAACCTTATCAAATGTCATCAACAACCCTTGTCGATGTGGCACATGACGCAAATGAACCAAACGACAAGCCGATTTTAGCAACGATATTAAAGCCTGGTAGCTCAGTAAGTGGCTCGTTCATTCTTCCTAATGATGTGGACACGTATTACTATAAACATCGTAGCGATACGGAAGTATTAGGTATATCGTTAACGCCAAATCCATATTCAGAGGAACAAGAGCAAAGCTTACCACAAGATGTTAAGGGCGCGCTGTTAATGGAGGCTGTTATCGTTGAGGATACGAACGGTAATATGATGATTGATGATAGCGAAGCAGAAAAAGGAATGATGCTCATGCCAGGGTTCTTTAGTCCAGATGGAAAGATCCAAGGCTCATTTAAAGCAAAAGAGAACGTAGGATATATTATCGGAGCGATGAATTATACGTGGGATGGTTTATCAGTCCAAACATACGATATTTCGTTGTTCGAACCTAACACAGATGACGAGGATAGTAACTCGGTGGTAAGCAATCATGTTCCAACAGAGCCACTTCACTTTACAAAAGTTGAAGGAGCATATGAAGCTGTTGCTTACTTAAACGGTGGCGTCGAATTCGGTGACAAAGATTACTATGAATTTAATGTATCAAATGACGCAGCATTTGACGTGTCACTACAAGTACCATCATCAATTGATGGCGCTGTGACTATTTATGACAGCGAAGGTGATGTTGTGCAGGAAATCGACTTCTACGGAGTAGGTGACGAGGAAGTCGCTACAGTATCATTACAAGCGGGTAAATACTATTTTGAAGTGAAAGATGCCGCATCTAAATCAAGTAAAGAATCATATACTTTACGAGTAGCATTTAGTAAGTAG